From a region of the Natator depressus isolate rNatDep1 chromosome 15, rNatDep2.hap1, whole genome shotgun sequence genome:
- the ARL6IP4 gene encoding ADP-ribosylation factor-like protein 6-interacting protein 4 — MVHSQSRKRSRSRSESDSQSRQEKKDEKKRRKSSKDSKKSSQSPPRKKAARSHRCRSSSASTKEEKKKAKDKKRKKVSTSSSETTSSSSGTSSSSSSSSDDSSDSESKLKKRRHSKKKRTKQKDKKRKKKKIKKKLKKKSKDRPKEERAMVEGVPGPSLEQWQKESLVEPGPVLTDEQKSRIQAMKPMTKEEWDARQSVIRKVVDPETGRTRLIKGDGEVLEEIVTKERHKEINKQATRGDGLAFQMRTGMLQ, encoded by the exons ATGGTTCACAGCCAATCCAGGAAACGCTCCCGAAGCAGGAGTGAAAGCGATTCTCAAAGCAGGCAGGAGAAAaaagatgaaaagaaaagaagaaaaagcagtaaAGACTCAAAGAAGAGCAGCCAGTCTCCTCCAAGGAAGAAGGCAGCCAGGTCTCACAGATGCAGGTCGAGCTCAGCTTCTACTAAAGAAG AGAAAAAGAAGGCCAAAGACAAGAAGAGGAAAAAGGTAAGTACCTCCTCCTCTGAGACGACAAGTTCATCTTCTGGGACTTCCTCCTCCTCTAGCTCCTCTTCAGATGATTCTAGTGACAGTGAATCCAAACTGAAAAAGAGGAGACACAGCAAGAAGAAACGaacaaaacagaaagacaaaaagagaaagaagaaaaaaataaaaaagaaactgaaaaagaaatcGAAGGACCGGCCTAAAGAGGAGAGAGCCATGGTGGAAGGCGTGCCAGGCCCTTCACTGGAGCAGTGGCAGAAAGAATCTTTGGTGGAACCTGGCCCAG TTTTGACAGATGAGCAAAAGTCCCGCATCCAGGCTATGAAACCAATGACGAAAGAAGAATGGGACGCAAGGCAAAGTGTCATCAGAAAAGTCGTGGACCCCGAAACGGGAAGAACAAG GCTTATTAAGGGAGATGGAGAAGTGCTAGAAGAAATTGTCACCAAAGAAAGACACAAAGAGATTAACAAG CAAGCCACCCGAGGAGACGGCTTGGCCTTCCAGATGAGGACAGGGATGCTTCAGTAA
- the OGFOD2 gene encoding 2-oxoglutarate and iron-dependent oxygenase domain-containing protein 2, with protein sequence MSRGPGAPARGDSPRPARGFLACACFHTDNLFLRRYGLHVSYRDEPQLRRDYGLVLGDHGCRSDEDFNAVLEEIQKEVQRRQQLDHQSMARKAIISQCYKPKHPEVYVLQDSFLAPEFLETVKYCTSQDADLQGLVRHIDSISDKRIYRLPVFSEEFCRLFIEELENFEQSEMPKGRPNTMNNYGVLLNELGLYEAFITPLREKYLQPITSLLYPDCGGGSLDSHKAFVVKYSLHEDLDLSSHYDNAEVTLNVSLGKEFTEGNLYFGDLRQAPTPVPTYVEIEHVISQGLLHRGGQIHGALPVTSGERWNLIIWMRSSAVRNQLCPMCNKKPELVDAEGFGDGFTRSPEGDMPKTVDLCSLI encoded by the exons ATGTCCAGGGGGCCCGGGGCCCCGGCTCGGGGCGACTCCCCCAGACCGGCCCGGGGCTTCTTGGCCTGCGCCTGCTTCCACACGGACAACCTGTTCCTGCGGCGCTACGGCCTGCACGTCAGCTACCGGGACGAGCCGCAGCTCCGCAGGGACTATGGGCTG GTGTTAGGTGATCATGGCTGCAGGAGTGATGAAGACTTTAATGCAGTTCTGGAAGAG ATTCAGAAAGAAGTGCAAAGAAGACAGCAATTAGATCATCAGTCCATGGCAAGAAAAGCCATAATTTCACAATGCTACAAACCAAAGCATCCAGAGGTATACGTTCTACAG GATTCATTTCTGGCTCCGGAGTTTTTAGAGACAGTTAAGTACTGCACGTCACAAGATGCTGATCTCCAAGGCCTTGTGCGCCACATTGATTCTATATCAG ATAAGAGGATATATCGACTTCCAGTGTTCAGTGAGGAATTCTGCCGACTCTTCATTGAAGAGCTGGAGAACTTCGAGCAATCTGAGATGCCCAAAGGCCGGCCAAACACTATGAATAACTATGGG GTTCTGTTAAATGAGCTTGGATTGTATGAAGCTTTCATTACACCTCTGCGTGAAAAATACCTGCAGCCCATAACATCTCTGCTTTACCCTGACTGCGGGGGAGGCTCCCTGGACAGCCACAAAGCATTCGTTGTCAAGTACTCGCTACATGAAGATCTGGATTTGAGCTCTCACTATGACAATGCAGAAGTCACATTAAATGTATCCCTAGGAAAAGAATTTACTGAGGGCAACTTGTATTTTGGAGACCTCAGACAG GCCCCAACCCCAGTGCCAACGTATGTGGAGATTGAACATGTGATATCCCAAGGCTTGCTACACCGAGGAGGGCAGATTCATGGGGCACTGCCTGTCACCTCCGGGGAGCGCTGGAACCTCATTATATGGATGAGATCGTCTGCTGTCCGCAACCAGCTTTGCCCCATGTGCAACAAGAAACCTGAATTAGTGGatgctgaggggtttggagatgGGTTCACAAGAAGTCCTGAAGGTGACATGCCGAAGACTGTGGATTTATGCTCGTTAATATAG